AAGAGTCAACAAAATTTTCCTTCGATGTTTTGTGTGTGGGATTGACATCCATGTGTTCTGCCTACCTTCAGCACCGAAAACAATAACACATAAATGGCACATAGATTGCTTAAGTCTTACCCAATCACCTCTTGAGTTCGAACTGAATCGATTAGAAGACGCAGATAACTCAGATGATGAATTCTATTGCGATGTATGCgaggaaaaaagagagaagaaagacTCGGTTTATTATTGTGCAGAATGCAAATTCATTGCGGAGGTTGGCTGTGTCATCTCTGAGGTACGTTGGTAtacaattttacatttcaatCTTGCTGAGATTATATCAAAACCTTGATTAATATTTGGTAAGAGAAACCAAGTTTCCTTATTCATATAAAGTACAAGCCTCTAAAAACTAGTCTACGGGTTTTTTTTGTGTAGTTGGTTCCATCCTATAATACGCCCGAGGAGCAGAATGCGGTGACCAGCCGAGCCATTTCCAAGGATGAAGACTATTCTGCAAAAGAAATCAGACTGGCAGAGCTGAATAACGAGATTATAGAGCTTAGTGCAAAGTCAAAGCCTTTAATACAAGAACGAGAGCCtttaaacatagaaattatgcTTTTGAACGAAAAACATTTACAATTGCAAGGAAGGTTACAAGAAATTGAAACGGAGCTATTGCAAATAATCCGGATCACAGATAACCTTGAGGTAAAACGTTTTCTGTGCAAGCATCAACCCAAGCATCGCATAACAGAAGATATGTTTTCGACTGAAGCTTCAACTTCAGGAGGGCTGAGCCTGAGTGCTGAGCAGGCAAGACATATGGAAGACGAGTCAAAGGTGCAGAATTCTTAATTGAGTATTAGACATGAGTTTTGGAAATATTCTTCCTGCATCTTCAACTTTTTCttcccaaaattttctttagaaaATCTAGATTTTTCCGTAGAACTTGTATCACAAAGGTGCCCCGTTGTTATACGCAATGGtcataattattgttttcttctctttcaGCTGTTACCAGCATCAAATATTTCCAGAAACAAGGAGACTGCAATAGAAGTTGCAAAGCTCAAGGCAGAGGAAATGGTTTTCAAATTAGAAACTAAGAAGCATCGGTCAGAATTAGAGAAAGGTGAGGAGAAACTAGAGCGAATAAATTTGAGGCTAAAAGAACTTGAGGTTGATGGTTTTTTGAACAATGATATGGTCGGTCGCAAcatgaagaaaaataagtacGCAACTGAAGCTTCAACTTCACAAGAGCCGACTGCTGATCTGCCTTGAGTTTGGAATGACATGTATCAACTGTCTTGCTAAATGctactattttataataagctATAtggattattaatttttcacctTTGTTTATTGTACAAGAATCTCCACACCGGTGCCAGATTCTTGCAGCAGTTCCATTTCTATTGAGTTGCATATATAGTATCTCTTTAGCAGTATCTCTTCCTTGTATCAAGACACATAGACACGATACGATACCGACATAGTTATacgataatttttaaaaattgacatagGAAGTAAAATTGAGTTAGGGTTTATGTTAAAATCTTAACATCGATAATGGTAATGTAGAAAGatcgcaaagaaaaataaagaaaaaatagaatacacaaattttacgtAGAAACATTTTTAGGAAAAATCATGGGTGGAGGAAAAGTCATGGgtagagaagaagaaaattcactaatgtcgaattcgaattattatacaagaggagtttcaacCACGTCTATATGAGGTTGAAAAAGCCTAATTCTAATccatacaaaatatattattctaCTAAATCTgctagaaaaaatatatattttggttaacTTGATTTGCAAGTAATCTCTTagattttgtttaacttgacttgcaagtaATATCTTAGAATTtaggtcacacaactctaatagtttagtttaattttgttagttCATGAACAGATGATGAagcaaattttgtttatttaatttaacttttgtaatttaaaaaaagttaatatttatttatttatgattttcatatattttatatttaaaaaaattgaaaattaaattatgacatCATGGTCTAGCTATCTAAGAAAGCTATATGTTTTGGACTTAATATCTACAAGAAAGCACCAAAATTTTAGACAGAACTTAAAAAGAAgcataaataattgaaaaaaagataaatttaaaaactaaatttatttgataatttggGGGCGGTAGGTTTAATTATATGTCGGGAGTTTGGAGCGGCAACCACTGTTACTTTAtgatttttagacttttatttcttatattttgaagATGACATTGCGAGATAAGAAAAAGTATCTTAAATTAGGTTATTTTTGGATGCTTTAATAATGCTTTTGAACTTGAGTCGtacttagatattttaattcattttgaacTAGTATAGTATAGGCTCAAATTAGAGTTCTATAACccaaataataactaaaatactaAACTTAGATTTTGTTGAAAGTTGAATATACAAAagcttattaaaaataattttttcataaataacataattaatatttttcatctcATTTCAATTCCAATGATGAGTAAATTTTATGACATGTTTAGCTGAGTGTAGCATAAGAAACTTTAGCAAAGAtgcttatttattttcttgaggGAAGCAAAAAGTAGAGATGCCTTAACCAATGTGGCAAGGTACGAATTGGGAATACCTTCAATTTTAAGTATATAATGATTATCCAGCGTTTATTGTCAACACTTACTCATCTAGTtccatattttcaaaaaagaaacaaagagagATGAGTTTTGAACATTTCCTGGATGACCATACTTTGTCGTTCATCCAGGAAGGAAATCAAATGTTTATCTGTGATGGATGCGTGAAACCCATATCTGGGCCTTGCTATGGTTGCGAGGAATGTATTTTCTATCTTCATTATGAGTGCGCCAAGCTTCCAGAGTCGATTGAACATTTCCTTCACCCATGCCCTCTTTCTCTCTCGCTTTATTCATATACATGTAATGCTTGTTTCATGAAAGGGTCGGGTTTCAGCTATCGCTGCAATATTTGCCATTTCAATATGCATGTTGAATGTGTCTCAAAGCCCACCATTTCATCTGAAAATGATGAGGGGCTTATTCAGCATTTCACTCATTGGCATCCTTTATCACTTATTGATCTCAACACCTTTGATGAGAAACCTTGTTGTGCCATATGTGAAAAGCCCTGCTCCCCTAATTCTACCTATGGCTGCTCCTCTTGCAATTTCTTCCTCCATAATTCTTGCATGGCCACCATTCCACGAAGGACCTACCATTCCTTCCATCCTTGCCCTCTCATTTTGCTCCCTTATCCAGAATATGAGTGCTTTGGTTGCCAACGAGAACGCTCAGGCTTGACCTATAGCTGCGGGAAGTGCCGTTTCAAGCTCGATGTCAAATGCGGCTTACTTCCCACCGTGGAGGCCAAAGGTGCTGATGTGATTCAAAGTTTCACACATTCGCACCCTTTAGCACTCCTTGGAAACAAGGATGCCGAAAGTACCGGACTTGGTGCCCGACACCGATGTAGAGCATGTGGAGAAGATTGCCTGGATCATGGTTTTAGTTGTAGCATATCATGCGACTTCTTCATACACACATCATGCATTGAATTACCATTAGAGATTCATCATCCCCTTCATCTCCTGCACCCCCTCTATCTCATGTATCTTCCATTGCTGCTGCATGGTACTGATTGCTCTTCATGCAACCAACCCCTCGACGGATTTCTGTTGGCTTATCGCTGCGACGGGTGCAATTTCAACCTTCATAAACATTGCGCTGAGTTCAGACCCTCATTCAAGTTTGGAATTTCCTTACACGTTCTCACCCTTTGGGACAAAAGACCCTCACCATTTGATTGCTACGTTTGTGGTAAAAAAGCCAGCCAGAACTTCCTTCGATGCGTTCTGTGTAGGTTTACCATCCATTTATTTTGCCTACCTTCAGCATCGAAAACAATAACACATAAATGCCATATAGATTGCTTAAGTCTTACCCAATCACCTCTTGACTTCGAACTGAATAGGTTAGAAGACGCATATAACTTGGATGATGAATTTTATTGCGACGTTTGTgaggagaaaagagagaaaaaagaccCAGTTTATTATTGTGCAGAATGCAAATTCATTGCCGAGGTTGGTTGTGTCATCTCTGAGGTACGTTGGTTTATAACTTTACATTTCAATCCT
The Gossypium raimondii isolate GPD5lz chromosome 8, ASM2569854v1, whole genome shotgun sequence DNA segment above includes these coding regions:
- the LOC105792042 gene encoding uncharacterized protein LOC105792042 isoform X1 yields the protein MSFEHFLDDHTLSFIQEGNQMFICDGCVKPISGPCYGCEECIFYLHYECAKLPESIEHFLHPCPLSLSLYSYTCNACFMKGSGFSYRCNICHFNMHVECVSKPTISSENDEGLIQHFTHWHPLSLIDLNTFDEKPCCAICEKPCSPNSTYGCSSCNFFLHNSCMATIPRRTYHSFHPCPLILLPYPEYECFGCQRERSGLTYSCGKCRFKLDVKCGLLPTVEAKGADVIQSFTHSHPLALLGNKDAESTGLGARHRCRACGEDCLDHGFSCSISCDFFIHTSCIELPLEIHHPLHLLHPLYLMYLPLLLHGTDCSSCNQPLDGFLLAYRCDGCNFNLHKHCAEFRPSFKFGISLHVLTLWDKRPSPFDCYVCGKKASQNFLRCVLCRFTIHLFCLPSASKTITHKCHIDCLSLTQSPLDFELNRLEDAYNLDDEFYCDVCEEKREKKDPVYYCAECKFIAEVGCVISELVPSYIMPEEQNGVTSRAIAKDEDNSTIETRLAKLNNEIAELSAKLKLLIQEREPLKEEIERLNLKRVQMQERLRNIETELWQIARNIDNLEVESLPVKHPPKHHITENKLLTKASTSRGLSAEKARHMEDGSKLLPALNIPRDKESATGAEIKKVNIEILKLKVKEKALKVQNEKYRSTIKQLEEKLELINLRLKELQVDGFLHNDLLSRSMKENVYATEASTSE